The Pyrus communis chromosome 9, drPyrComm1.1, whole genome shotgun sequence genome has a segment encoding these proteins:
- the LOC137744657 gene encoding uncharacterized protein — translation MQTDLSRIALRPFRLSDTDDVLSFGGDDQVTRVLRGFKTLTTKEEALNFIKNVCIPHPWRRSICIDDLSIGFVTMFPGSGDDRHKADMGYALAARYWGLGITTKAVKIALSQVFKDYPDLVRLQSFVAVENKASQRVLEKVGFQREGVLRKYLYLKGDIKDMVVYSFLSSDLSNDLSSNELITHPSSGDESQP, via the coding sequence ATGCAGACTGATCTGTCCAGAATCGCTCTCCGTCCGTTCAGGCTATCCGACACCGACGATGTCTTGTCATTCGGAGGTGATGATCAAGTGACTCGAGTCCTCCGCGGATTCAAGACGTTGACAACCAAAGAagaggctttgaatttcatcaaGAACGTTTGCATTCCCCACCCATGGCGGCGGTCGATATGCATCGATGACCTTTCGATTGGTTTCGTGACCATGTTTCCGGGATCAGGTGATGATCGGCATAAGGCAGATATGGGGTATGCCTTAGCTGCAAGGTATTGGGGCCTAGGGATAACAACAAAGGCAGTTAAGATTGCACTCTCTCAAGTTTTCAAGGACTACCCTGATTTGGTTAGGTTGCAGTCTTTTGTAGCTGTGGAGAATAAGGCCTCTCAGAGAGTTTTGGAGAAAGTAGGGTTTCAGCGGGAGGGTGTGCTGAGAAAGTATCTCTATCTTAAGGGAGATATAAAGGACATGGTTGTTTATAGTTTTTTGTCAAGTGATTTGAGTAATGATCTCTCAAGTAATGAACTAATTACCCACCCGTCAAGTGGGGACGAAAGTCAGCCTTAG